In Spea bombifrons isolate aSpeBom1 chromosome 5, aSpeBom1.2.pri, whole genome shotgun sequence, the sequence CTCTTAGTCAGTTTTAGGGGTGTGAAATGTTGAGTTAGGCAGGAAGAATGACGAGCTTTCAGTTAAGTTTCagatttgcatatttttatgttatcatCAAGGCAAATTAGGGAAGGTAGAGCGATGTTTCTGAGTAATTGGCTATCATAGTAACATggaaatgtggatttttttcacGTCATAATTATgagcattttttcttctttccagcTTGCAACAAATAACTTTAAATACATCTACATATATGTAGCCTGGAGTGTTTTAAATAACGTCAAATGTAAATTTGtagatcaaaatattaattttaatttcatgTTGGCAGCTCAAAACCTCATATGACCCAGTGAAAACAAATACAACAGAACAACATTTATTCCCCTCCACACGCATGGTttttaaagtcttttttttaggggttccttCCCAACATGGCAAACAGACGGAGGCAGAATCTACATGCCACCATGTAAACTCAGTGCCACCTAGTGTTGAATAACTACAGTGGAGAGCAATTACTTGCCAGTAGCTTTTCTATCTCATGCAATGCATAATAAGCCTTTATGAGTTTTAATGCTGATTACGGTAATAAATTTAAGGCCAACACAGACTTCATACAGCTGgagcaacatatatatatgtatatgtatgtatcacaaaaataggcagagtcacttaggtgcaagcaaatgtaaaatatttaacacacacaaaaatgtggatgataaatataaaaagtagataagaataatacaaaataagtcttacaaaacctttgagaagaatttagttcatgacatctgtcctatgcattcctgaggatggatggagggagggagagttTAAGACGTGAAGAGTCCATAGATGGCAAGTGCATCTCCCCtaacctctcctcccatgccatACGAATGCCTTGCTTATATGTGGTTTGGATGACTATTTCaatctattggtcttcacctgaTTGGGTGTTCAAACATGCCTAATAATGTAACTGTAagcatattgtaatgcccttttacagtCACAATTGTACCATGCATTAACAAGTTACaatcctatctatagaatgtCTGTTCAGCAAGTCCTTCATTCCAAACTTAAGGTCAGGGAAACCCTTTTCCCTATCGTTCAAGGCTATTAATATATCCcaatgatcatttatttatgaccaACGATTACATATTTTTGACTATTGCCTACACCAATGATTACATAAGGtccttttatattattactatatttgcCTCAAATCCATTCTGGCCATTATTCTGCCACCCATTCCGCGTTTAGCTGTTTCGAGCCACCAATCATATAATGATCTCCTCTTCATTCACTTACAGTTTCTGTCTTCCTTCTATCTAGATGTTCTTGTGTTCTCACGGTCACCCTGTCTGCGGTCTTATCTGAGCTACTCTAGCTAGGACTGATGATAAAAGCTCTGAAGAGCATACACCGCCCTTGCCGCGTGTACAAGATAAGAGTAACGCTTAACAGAAGGACCAAAAGGAATTGAATATCCGATTTTTATTGTCGATTgagttatattatttatagagtgccagGAGATTCAGAAGCACTGTTGCAATAGAAGAACATAGAAAATtaccaataacattaacactgacaatataatataatgaacaAATGGAGACAAGGGCCTTCACAATCTATTAGGTGGCCCTACTCATATTTACAAAGAGCTAAATAACACTGTTTATGAGCAGGAACCATTTTATCTAGAAAGCCAATAGAGAGGAAGAAGTTCCAGTAATCTCCACAACTTTTAATTATCAATGATATGATTTATATTCAAttatatttcatacattttatttatatagcgccaacaatttagatagtgcttcttacaatacatacattcaaaggggaTGACAGAACCTAGGACTCCAgggcccttctgtctcctctgccgcctgcctcagcgctgccccgactgcagtgttgggagcgcaAGGCTTCTGTCTCGGGAGCCGACGCTTCATGCTGAGAgctggcatatgacgtcataagccggcgctcagcagtgaagccatgcacaccgcggcagagcagtgagacagaggcctcgcgcccccACCACATGACTGcgcggtaagtgacctacaaaggggggtagggttgatagtgagaaggggggtaaagagggagggtagcctgagaagggggtagatggggtGGGTgctggggggcccttaacagattctcgcaccggggccctgaggcttctagttacgcccctgcagtCCTATACATTTTGCGTATACTTAAACATGAATCTCATCATTTAAGCATTTGGGCGGCTTTTGCGCgggatattaaatataaaaaaacaaatcattaaaaaagaaacatacttTAACTAATGTATATTATGTGCCGTGTTATTATTGGTTTCAAAAATTTCAGATACGAATATAACGGACTTTGCGTAAAACGCTACAATTCGCACTGAACCGCAGCTATTCGGCGGGCGTCAGCCCCAGCGCTTATCTAACAGGCCCAGGGCTTGCTTTCGATCTGGTCGTGTGTGGGCGTGGTCAGAGATACACACACGCTGCTGCAGATCACGTGATTAGACGCCGCCTCTCCCTGTCTGCTGCGAGGAGGTTTGGTGGTCACGTCTGAGGTCACGCAGCCCGGTTTGTTTGCAGCCGTGTTACAGGTGAGTATGACGACCTGAGACACGATTACCGATCTACCCGTTCCGGTTACTCGGCCTCTGGTTGAGTCCTTCAATGAAGCTGCAGGAAGTTGACATTGCATTTACTTCCTTTATTGCGCGTCATGCAGATTCCGTACATGTTTAGAGTGGAATGGGGGAAAGTGTGTTTATGCAATAAGTGGTGGAGATGTGTGATTGGTGGGTTTATGTGTGGACTAATTAATTATTACTCTATTGAGTGATCATTCACACCTTCAGTTggttatgtctttttttttatagtacagataattgaaataaaagataatatgaGTGATATTAGAGCTCCCATGTGTAGCCTCTAATAGCTGACAGCACCCCTGCGTCACATTTACCACCCTTTCAGTGTCACTGTGTTTTGGCATTCCCTGGCACATGCTATTATGGTGCATTGTAACAAAACCCACCACAGTGGCCTCGCTTTTTGTGAGAAATAATgtgggattttttatttatttatatgccactgctaccgttcaaaagtttagggtcacttagctgttttaatgggaaaacaagaacatttctagctgtaacataagtgcaaaagagttttctaatgatATATTAGCCTTTtacacttaaacttggatcagcaaacacaacgtgccataggaacagaggagtgatgggagtgataaagggcttctgtacgcctatgaagagattccattaaaaatcagccgtttccagctacgtCAGTCATTTGCAACTTTAACAACAtctgcgctgtatttctgatgcagttaatgcttttttaatgCGCAAGTTTTGCccttcttttaaaaacaagataattgctaagtgaccccaaacttttggtgTGTGTTCCAATTTGGTTTTGAAGCGTGTTATAAGCAGTTACGAATGCTCATGCTTTATCTACAAGCCATGCCAGCCTCTCCAATTCTTTGGGTTCTTCAGCAGCCTCCAGTAAAATAAGAGCAATGTTACTTATTTAAGAGATAAGTATTTAGGAGATTGTTTCAAACCAGATTGTGGGTAAGACCGGGACCTGACTCCACACATTACATTGCATATTCCAtaaaatacatactttttaGGAAACCTGTGAATTGAATGTGTGTTATACTTAGTCTggtaatttatttgtattttttagtaaagtataaactttttttttttttccccttgttctttttagaatgggtgtcgATTGGTTTGGTTATGGATATGCTGCGCTGGTAGCTTCTGGAGGAATTATTGGTTACGTTAAAGcaggtatgtatataaaaatattggtataaatgtgatgtaaatattattttaagataGAGAATGCTGGTGGCCAAATTGGCAAAATCCACCATCCCCACCAAAATAATCTTTTATGAGTTTAGTGCTCTGggacttaatttttttttcttttttttatgatggtGTTCAGTACTTCAATTAAAAattaacacatacaaataaataaggTGACCATTTAAAACCCCAACCCTGAGgcgttcatttaaaaaaatgcttactGCCAGCAGAGAGGCTGAGGCAAAAAGCGGAGTTGTGAAAATACAGAAGCCTGGTTGCAGTGCTTCAGTgtggaatgaatgaatgaatgaatgaaaggtCATCAGTGCCTAAGTAAGGGCCACAATTGAGCACCAGACCCTGAATCCTCAGAAGCCATACTCCCCAAAGAGATATGTGAtccctttcttctctccccAGCCAAAAGCCCTGTAGGAGAGCCAGATCTTCTGATGAAAAGGACCACTGGCATATTGAAGGGATTACAGGAGCCCAAAAAGGGTACCCTCCCTGATCAAAGCCTAATCTTTAGGGGATCTGGCTTCACTGTGATCATTTTCAGTGTACAAAATAgcattgcaataaaataaagttcAATGAATAAAAGTATGGTATAGTGCTCGGCCCAACAGCTAATGTACTCTACAGACTTGTATTAGGTTacgtttttatttatagagcaccagcagattctgtagcactataACAATAAGGCAGAgtggaaaataaaattacagttGACTTTATGCAAAAAGTTAATCATGCCATTAACATGTTAAGACTTACTGGTGCAaaaagagagccctgctcttgtgagcttgccGGCTATTAGGAGGTTGAGGGTGAGATAACACATCTgcaaggaaaatgttttttgaaaaaGGGTCGCGTGGAGATCTCAAAGGTGAGACCAGTTTCTTTTCAGGATGCAGATTGTGGGTATTAGGGGGATAGACTGTACGGTTCTCTGAAtaggtggggttttttttttggtttttttttagtggatGTTTAACGCTAGAATAAGTAGTGGAACGAGGTAGGGAATTCCATAGAACATGTAAAGCAGAGGTAAGATCCGGAGTATGCCAGAGGGTAGAAGTGCTAACGATTAAAGAGGGTTGTTTGGAGAGCAAAGATCCAGGGGTGCAGTTTTGTTAGGGCTCTCCAAGAAAGAGGAGTTGAAATTTTATTCTGGAGTGTATTCGGAGTCAGAGGAGGGACCGGCacattacattaatttacagagcgccagcagataATGTAGCGCCTTTGCGGTAGTGAAAAAGGAATAACcttaaaatgaacaatatacATTCTGACATTAACATGCGTTAACGCATACTGGTGGAGGAGAAGGTGTGGTGTTGTGAGTAGAGTGGTGGGTCAGCAAATGAAGAGCTAGGATAAGAAAGTGACGGCTCTACAGAATGGATTGGAGCAGGAAAGGGGTAGAATTCTACAcacttaggctaggtttccacttgggtttttgtcttgatgaaaaacgccaggaaaactgccaagaaaactgccactgcatttacctgcgttttggcgttttttctgcagtttttttctggcgttttagcctttctgtggaaattgctttttttgaccttaggcagtttttccagcctttacaagttagaagtttcacccagctaaaagggattaggataaatggcaagtatctgccctctcctgatgtcatttacttggtagacccttttgtctcttttctgtggtttgtaaggcatgctttattccgaatgtctgctcctctgggaagattggccccaaatgatggtgcaaattgtttgctgttgcttttggcacgcaggatccagttgatgcgtcgggtatgtttgtttgcaatggcatgtttgttccaaatggtgtaaaattcaatgaaccagtccaggactttgttttgtgtgaaactgtttgctttcagcctatttctcgtaggacacacagatactgggtccatcctctgcattgtaactgtggaaaaaacgccataaaaaacgtcaaggcaataaacccacatggctttttcatggcgttttttctctcccatagacttctattggagaaaaacttcaagatttcttgcaaaaaacgccagagtgtcaacatgctgcgattttgaaaaactgccacagagcccaaaaaagcagaaaaacgccaaagaggactgaaaaaacgccaaacagaaaaacgccaagtggaaatggcattttgcgatttcctattgaagaacagctaacatctggctgcagccgtttttcactaaaaaaacgccaggtggcgctattggcgtttttataggcgtttttagcaaaaaaaaaccaagtggaaacctagccttatgctGAAATTCTAAATAGCATTGAGGGTAGTGACTCAAGTCTACATGGCTCTAAACTACCTGAACAATTGTATACGAGTCCAGGGACTTTTTATAGTTGGGCAAACCATTGTGGGCTCGAGCTCAACTTCTGGCTATGCCCAACTCGTCATGATTGAAGGCTTGTAGACCAAAGTTGGCCTTGCTGAAGTCTCCCTCCAGGTACCCCCATATGTGGCTTCCCGACTTGTGTTGTGTGCAGCTTGGCAAGCTTGTCCCAGATTCTGTCTCTGGCCCAGCTTGGCAGCCCAATAGCCACCCATcctactgttttgtttttttgcttggaCATGTGTACTATGCACCCATTTCTGTTGGTGTTGCACTCAAGCTTTTACAATACATGATTTGATGGTTGAATGtctatttactattttattcCAGGCAGTGTTccatctctggcagccggccTTCTGTTTGGGAGTTTAGCTGGTCTGGGCGCCTATCAGATATCCAATGATCCAAAGAACGTATTAGTTTCACTAAGTGAGTATTTAGCTCTTAAATATTATACTTCCCCCTTACATTACTGTCTTATGAcatacaataaaatgcatttgtatGTTCCGTGGGaatattttatgtcattttaatcCAATAAACCAAATgtgttgtatgtttttgtttaactGGCACTGAAGTATTTGGCATAAAAAGGAGTTAACAAGACAATTGTGGTCTGTATCTAATTTACCCCATAATTAACTTATCTCGGAAGACCTCATTTCTCCAGAGATAGCCAGGGAAAACAAACCCAACCAGTGAAGTGTTTCTAAGGAAACAAATGCTAATCACATTTTTCTTGTACAGAATTATGTTTGTCCTTAAATTACAC encodes:
- the TMEM14C gene encoding transmembrane protein 14C — encoded protein: MGVDWFGYGYAALVASGGIIGYVKAGSVPSLAAGLLFGSLAGLGAYQISNDPKNVLVSLMASGTLAGVMGFRFYNSGKFMPAGLIAGASLLMVGRLGLKMLQKPHNP